From Ignavibacteriales bacterium, a single genomic window includes:
- a CDS encoding response regulator — MKKILVIEDEQPVRTGIRDLLEIKGYKAFTADGGVEGVKLAQEILPDLIISDIKMPEMDGYEVLTMLSQTAATATIPFIFLTAKSEMTDLRQGMNLGADDYIIKPFLAADLYKSIETRLNKKQKMKHSSHSGRAVTEEQDLKKNINEHLFIVEGNKPQFVKINDIECIAAFNEYTNIYLNNSKKIVIRKALKEWENVLPNNMFIRIHRSTIINFEYVDRVEKFFNRSYVVYLKNIKQPFTISQRYFSKLKKYLYF, encoded by the coding sequence ATGAAAAAAATATTAGTAATTGAAGATGAACAACCGGTTAGAACTGGAATAAGAGATTTACTTGAAATAAAAGGGTACAAAGCCTTTACGGCTGATGGCGGTGTTGAGGGTGTAAAATTAGCACAAGAAATTTTGCCGGATTTAATAATAAGCGATATTAAAATGCCAGAGATGGATGGCTATGAAGTTCTAACCATGCTAAGTCAAACTGCTGCTACTGCTACCATTCCATTTATTTTTTTAACTGCTAAATCTGAAATGACTGACTTAAGACAAGGTATGAATTTAGGGGCAGATGATTATATCATCAAACCTTTTTTAGCGGCTGACTTATATAAATCCATAGAAACAAGGTTAAATAAAAAACAAAAAATGAAACATAGCTCTCATTCAGGAAGGGCAGTTACTGAAGAACAGGATTTAAAAAAGAATATTAATGAGCATCTATTTATTGTTGAAGGGAATAAACCACAATTTGTAAAGATAAATGATATTGAATGTATTGCAGCTTTTAATGAATACACAAATATATATTTAAATAATTCCAAGAAAATAGTTATAAGAAAGGCTTTAAAAGAGTGGGAGAATGTTTTACCTAATAATATGTTCATCAGAATACATCGTTCTACAATAATAAATTTTGAATATGTAGATAGAGTAGAAAAATTTTTTAACCGCTCATATGTTGTTTATTTAAAAAATATTAAGCAGCCGTTCACAATTAGTCAAAGATATTTTAGCAAGCTTAAAAAATATCTGTACTTCTAA
- a CDS encoding ATP-binding protein, with product MSNEYNILFEKNPSAILLIDSKDFSIKEVNNAACKFYGYSKNKFQKLNLLKIDNSLTGKPHLSILHHLKKKQFYAIHSLKNGTRCNVEINSISFEINDELFFCLIVGNNFPKIITLDKKPQHKSKSEAAFEERISYLKNENLQLEEKIKKEKSFEKKLKNQLSYLQTLIDTVANPIFIKDKNKLLIDCNSSFEKYFDLQRKLIKGRDVFNIFPADVANQLQKIDEDILKDGLVKVAEIFFNENAENQKSIMITENLLYNDDRSIAGFVCVLIDITEIKQMEVFHKNAFEKEKQLNELKSRFLSTASHEFRTPLTTILTSSELLAMIGRTCKEEKYLEQIIKIQNAVVYMTGLLDDILTINKTDLGKWEFNPSIINLHSCCIKMVEEIYTIATPGHNIIFNYLLKDKHAIVDEKLLQHIISNLLSNAVKYSPNGGDVIFKVVQSHSNIEFIVSDNGIGIAEQDQKNLFETFYRGKNTINIPGTGLGLSIVKRSVESHGGKISYRSKLNEGTVFVVSIPLMTTL from the coding sequence ATGAGTAATGAGTACAACATATTATTTGAGAAAAATCCATCCGCAATATTGTTAATCGATTCAAAAGATTTTTCGATTAAAGAAGTAAATAATGCAGCCTGTAAATTTTACGGTTATAGCAAAAATAAATTTCAAAAACTGAATTTATTAAAAATTGATAATTCCCTTACAGGTAAACCACATTTAAGCATATTGCATCATCTTAAAAAAAAACAATTCTATGCCATACATTCACTAAAAAATGGAACACGGTGTAACGTTGAAATCAATAGCATTTCTTTCGAAATAAATGATGAATTATTTTTTTGTTTAATAGTAGGAAATAATTTTCCAAAAATTATAACCCTGGATAAAAAACCACAACACAAAAGTAAATCTGAGGCAGCATTTGAAGAAAGAATATCTTACTTAAAAAATGAGAATCTACAATTAGAAGAAAAGATAAAAAAAGAAAAATCATTTGAAAAAAAACTCAAGAATCAACTTTCATATCTTCAAACGCTTATTGATACGGTTGCAAATCCAATCTTTATAAAAGATAAAAATAAATTATTGATAGATTGCAATTCTTCATTTGAAAAATATTTTGATCTACAAAGGAAATTAATTAAGGGAAGAGATGTATTTAATATTTTTCCCGCGGATGTTGCAAATCAGTTGCAAAAAATTGATGAGGATATACTAAAAGATGGACTTGTTAAAGTAGCCGAAATATTTTTTAATGAGAATGCAGAGAATCAAAAGAGTATAATGATTACAGAAAACCTACTATACAATGATGATAGATCGATTGCCGGGTTTGTTTGTGTACTGATTGATATAACTGAAATTAAACAAATGGAAGTTTTTCATAAAAATGCCTTTGAAAAAGAAAAACAATTGAATGAACTAAAGTCCAGATTTTTATCTACAGCATCCCACGAATTTAGAACACCACTTACAACAATTCTTACTTCTTCTGAATTGCTTGCAATGATAGGTAGAACGTGCAAAGAAGAAAAATATTTGGAACAGATAATAAAAATTCAAAATGCAGTTGTATATATGACCGGATTGCTTGATGATATTCTGACAATTAATAAAACTGATTTAGGAAAATGGGAATTTAATCCTTCGATAATAAATTTACATAGTTGTTGCATAAAAATGGTGGAAGAAATTTACACCATTGCAACCCCCGGACACAATATTATCTTCAATTACTTATTAAAGGATAAACATGCCATTGTAGATGAAAAACTTTTACAACATATCATATCCAATCTCTTGTCCAATGCAGTAAAATATTCTCCAAACGGAGGAGATGTAATTTTTAAAGTAGTTCAATCGCATTCAAATATTGAATTTATTGTCTCTGATAATGGAATTGGTATTGCCGAGCAAGATCAAAAAAACTTGTTTGAAACTTTTTACAGGGGCAAAAATACAATTAACATACCCGGGACTGGTTTAGGATTATCAATAGTTAAAAGATCGGTTGAATCGCATGGTGGGAAAATTTCTTACAGAAGTAAATTGAATGAAGGGACAGTGTTTGTAGTTTCCATACCGCTAATGACGACTTTATGA
- a CDS encoding cellulase family glycosylhydrolase, producing the protein MKLKNENNVPYLVGLICNFFVTKIGTIMPTHRILILIFILIIQSVNLNAEGFLKTSGKKIVDSQGKEIYLRGIGLGGWLVPEGYMLHTSGFANSPTQIRNKIESLIGTANTELFYKTYQKYYVNKRDVDKIAQWGFNSIRLPLTYKMLTPPNQPGVYLEEGFAIIDSLLSWCEQNKLYLILDLHCAPGAQNKDNISDSDGEARLWLDASYRTRTVDLWKKIAERYSDKEWIGGYDLINETAYNLGANNDLLRELYINITNAIRNVDANHILFIEGNWYATDFNGLTPPWDNNMVYSFHKYWNEPNTQSIQYLLNIQNSFNVPLWLGETGENSNSWFVECVELMKLHNIGWAWWPHKKIASIAGPLSAPLTTDYQKLLDYWSGSVTKPTVEFATNALIKQAEKLGIDNCTQNKDVVDALIRQPGNSETISFGDGFIPGRIYGANYDLGKIGFAYQDKVYENTGGGAVYNNGYEYRNDGVDIEKCSDVYTNGFDIGWIETGDWLKFTVTVLQEGNYDALIRIAANTAGGKILLKLDGNNFSDFITVPVTGGWQKWSTIKLENKFLSAGDHSLQIQFFFGGFNFNYLEFVERPTKVEEENNLPKDFSLSQNFPNPFNPITIIKYSLPNESYTTIKIFNSIGQEVKELLNQTQSAGQYEIPFNGSDLNSGVYFYSMYARSNYGKEFRNVKRMILLK; encoded by the coding sequence ATGAAGTTAAAAAACGAAAATAATGTCCCATATTTAGTTGGTTTAATTTGCAATTTTTTCGTAACAAAGATCGGAACAATTATGCCCACACATAGAATCTTAATTTTAATATTTATTCTTATTATACAGTCGGTAAATCTTAACGCAGAAGGTTTTCTTAAAACAAGCGGAAAAAAAATCGTTGACTCGCAAGGCAAGGAAATATATTTACGTGGTATTGGTTTGGGTGGCTGGCTTGTACCGGAAGGTTATATGCTACATACATCGGGATTCGCAAATTCTCCAACACAAATAAGAAATAAAATTGAATCACTAATTGGGACTGCTAACACAGAATTATTTTACAAAACTTATCAAAAATATTATGTGAACAAAAGAGACGTTGATAAAATAGCACAATGGGGATTTAATTCAATTAGATTGCCATTAACATATAAAATGCTTACACCGCCAAATCAGCCTGGTGTTTACTTAGAAGAAGGATTTGCAATTATCGATAGTTTACTTAGTTGGTGCGAGCAAAACAAACTTTATTTAATTCTTGACTTGCACTGCGCCCCAGGTGCGCAGAATAAAGACAACATAAGCGATAGCGACGGCGAAGCAAGATTGTGGTTGGATGCTTCATATCGAACAAGAACAGTTGATCTCTGGAAAAAAATTGCTGAGAGATATTCTGATAAAGAATGGATTGGCGGATACGATTTGATAAACGAAACTGCATACAACTTAGGTGCAAATAATGATCTTCTTCGCGAGCTTTATATTAATATTACTAATGCTATACGGAATGTAGATGCTAACCATATTCTGTTTATTGAAGGAAATTGGTATGCCACCGACTTTAATGGACTAACTCCACCTTGGGATAATAATATGGTTTACAGTTTCCATAAATACTGGAATGAACCAAACACACAATCCATACAATATCTTTTAAATATTCAAAATAGTTTTAACGTTCCGCTTTGGTTAGGAGAAACCGGAGAAAACTCTAACTCCTGGTTTGTTGAATGTGTTGAACTAATGAAACTACATAACATTGGCTGGGCTTGGTGGCCTCATAAAAAAATTGCTTCGATAGCTGGACCTTTGTCCGCACCACTTACAACAGACTACCAAAAGCTTCTTGATTATTGGAGTGGAAGCGTTACGAAACCAACAGTTGAGTTTGCTACTAATGCATTAATTAAGCAAGCGGAAAAACTTGGAATAGATAATTGCACTCAAAACAAAGATGTTGTTGATGCCCTAATTAGACAACCTGGGAATTCTGAGACAATATCATTTGGAGATGGTTTTATTCCGGGTAGAATTTATGGTGCTAATTACGATCTTGGCAAAATAGGTTTTGCTTATCAGGATAAAGTTTATGAAAACACTGGTGGAGGTGCTGTCTATAATAATGGATATGAATACAGAAATGATGGAGTAGATATTGAAAAGTGTTCTGATGTTTATACAAATGGATTTGATATTGGATGGATAGAAACTGGAGATTGGCTAAAATTTACCGTAACTGTCTTACAAGAAGGCAACTATGATGCACTTATCAGAATTGCCGCCAACACAGCCGGTGGAAAAATTCTTCTTAAATTGGATGGAAATAATTTTTCTGATTTTATAACAGTTCCTGTTACAGGTGGGTGGCAAAAATGGTCCACAATAAAACTAGAAAATAAATTTCTATCAGCCGGAGATCATTCTCTACAAATTCAGTTCTTTTTTGGAGGCTTCAATTTCAATTATTTGGAATTTGTTGAGCGACCAACTAAAGTAGAAGAAGAAAATAATTTACCCAAGGACTTTTCTCTTTCGCAAAATTTTCCTAATCCATTTAATCCGATAACGATAATTAAATATTCTTTACCAAATGAAAGCTACACTACAATAAAAATATTTAACTCGATTGGACAAGAAGTAAAAGAATTACTCAATCAAACTCAATCAGCCGGTCAATATGAAATTCCATTTAATGGTTCAGACTTAAACTCAGGAGTTTACTTCTACTCAATGTATGCCAGGTCCAATTATGGTAAAGAGTTTAGAAATGTGAAGAGGATGATTCTGCTTAAATAA
- a CDS encoding GDSL-type esterase/lipase family protein — translation MKNLKQKKYPKWFYLVLILIPIFLLIVLELSLRLFNYGIDQRQWIEINENQITLNNYIAKRYFHSTLNAPLVLSSSFLKEKKKNAFRVFVVGESSAAGFPYLPNGSFSNYIEDRLRLLYPEAQIEVINCGITATNSYTWLDLFPGILDQKPDLIIFYGGHNEYYGALGVASTESFGSSRWLIKFSLWVDKFKTTELLRNTIKWISSIFTKKSFTNQSNSTLMAKLAKGQYVPLNSELFNKGVKQFEDNLREMLQLAKANNINVVLASLVSNLKDQKPFVSKNQANIAGADSIYEKAIAELKSGKQNNADSLFRLAKDLDLLRFRAPEKFNLTINKLAKEFNYPVANIDSLFASVSSNKIVGNNLMTDHLHPNLFGYQLMGKKIFEVLEQNKYLPNAIPQNIPQEKQDSIVKAEFNFSKIDTLIALYRIRILKNDWPYVEDVNEQNLNRIKLSNIYDSLAYFVASGSLGWGNSHKILADKFLREKNFTAYKKEMSILINTFPYQVEYCDNLIDLLIKNKLYEEAYPFLLIRYNQSPNAFSTKWLGYVNFSRKNNKQAIQYFEKSLLYSHLDAEVYFYLTGAYGRDAKFDKALDAIKKCLELNPDYPNGRAVLQLAQNEVKKRK, via the coding sequence ATGAAAAATCTTAAACAAAAGAAATATCCAAAATGGTTTTATTTAGTTCTAATATTGATTCCAATATTTCTTTTGATTGTACTTGAATTATCATTGAGATTGTTTAACTATGGCATAGACCAGCGTCAATGGATTGAAATTAATGAAAATCAAATAACTCTTAATAACTACATTGCAAAACGGTATTTCCATTCCACACTAAACGCACCTTTAGTTTTAAGCTCCAGCTTTTTAAAAGAGAAAAAGAAAAATGCTTTCCGCGTTTTTGTAGTTGGAGAAAGTAGCGCTGCTGGTTTTCCTTATTTACCAAACGGATCTTTTTCAAACTACATTGAAGACAGATTACGATTACTATATCCCGAAGCTCAAATAGAAGTAATTAATTGTGGAATTACTGCAACCAATTCTTACACATGGCTGGATCTTTTCCCTGGTATACTGGATCAAAAACCTGATTTGATTATTTTCTACGGTGGGCATAATGAATATTATGGCGCTTTAGGAGTTGCATCAACAGAATCTTTTGGAAGTTCAAGGTGGTTGATAAAATTTTCGCTTTGGGTAGATAAGTTTAAGACAACTGAATTGCTTCGGAATACAATTAAATGGATTTCATCAATCTTTACCAAAAAAAGTTTTACGAATCAAAGTAATTCTACATTGATGGCTAAGTTAGCTAAAGGGCAGTACGTTCCACTAAACTCAGAGTTGTTTAATAAGGGTGTAAAACAATTTGAAGATAATTTACGTGAAATGCTTCAATTAGCTAAGGCGAATAATATAAATGTTGTATTAGCAAGCTTAGTGTCAAATTTAAAAGATCAAAAACCATTTGTCTCTAAAAATCAGGCAAACATTGCTGGTGCAGATAGTATCTATGAGAAAGCAATTGCAGAGCTAAAGTCTGGGAAACAAAACAATGCCGATTCTCTTTTTCGATTAGCAAAAGATCTGGATTTACTTCGCTTTCGTGCTCCGGAAAAATTTAATTTAACAATTAATAAACTGGCAAAAGAATTCAATTATCCAGTGGCTAACATTGATTCTTTGTTTGCTTCTGTCAGTTCCAATAAAATTGTTGGTAACAATTTAATGACGGATCATTTGCATCCAAATCTTTTTGGTTACCAATTAATGGGGAAAAAAATATTTGAAGTCCTGGAACAGAACAAATATTTACCGAATGCAATTCCGCAAAATATTCCCCAGGAAAAACAGGATAGTATTGTTAAAGCAGAATTTAATTTTTCCAAGATAGATACGTTAATTGCATTGTACAGAATAAGAATTTTAAAAAACGATTGGCCTTATGTTGAAGATGTAAATGAACAAAACTTAAATCGGATTAAGCTTTCTAATATTTATGATTCGTTGGCTTACTTTGTTGCATCTGGTTCTCTTGGGTGGGGCAATTCGCATAAAATATTGGCAGATAAATTTCTAAGAGAAAAAAACTTTACAGCTTACAAAAAGGAAATGAGTATCCTTATTAATACTTTTCCATATCAAGTTGAATATTGTGACAATTTGATTGATCTACTTATTAAAAATAAACTTTATGAAGAAGCCTATCCCTTCTTATTAATCAGATATAATCAATCTCCAAATGCATTTTCAACTAAGTGGCTTGGATACGTGAATTTTTCTAGGAAGAATAATAAGCAAGCTATTCAGTATTTTGAAAAGAGTTTATTATACTCACACCTGGATGCTGAAGTTTATTTCTATCTAACCGGTGCTTATGGCAGAGATGCTAAGTTTGATAAAGCATTGGATGCAATTAAAAAGTGCCTGGAATTAAATCCTGATTATCCTAATGGAAGAGCAGTTCTTCAGTTGGCTCAGAATGAAGTTAAAAAACGAAAATAA
- a CDS encoding carbohydrate binding domain-containing protein, protein MMKLFLVLAAIFSFNIILTAQNFSGGFNFNLPWDDSTSQKFLPVFPAHVITEFVSVNSNGNFAIGGTPIRFWGTNLVADGAFPDPDKADAIAGRLRKMGFNLVRFHHMDNAWSERSLFADAVNTRSLNPFYLDNFECLIAALKKNSIYANINLHVARAFKEMDGVANADSIPDYGKGVTIFDPYLIQLQKEYAQQLLTHINPYTNLPLVDDPVMAMLEITNENSLYRMWRDNVLKTFGDGGKLIWRHNRMLDSLWNKFLSGKYTSTQNLANSWNADATNGNFSNLIKNGDFESVAALNNWQVELDSPNASAQQTKDVINPYQGFLSAKVTVTKVSGTSWHIQWKQVNLKILKDSIYSVEFAARADGNKKIFVSVGEETSPWTGYAWKEFNINSNWKVYSFTFKASDNCSNTRLAFQFNNSIGNYWFDEIKLGLTGKTGLMPGELVENSSVLRIDYSEAVKFTDARVKNMSAFYINLQDDYFADMKNYLVNILKVKVPIVGSNWNVGPGDLTTQSKLDYIDNHTYWDHPSFPNIPWSATDWQISNQPMVTSKSGFSIADVFAGVPSVGKPFTISEVNYCFPNRYQTEGLIFVTAYSAFNNTDAIMFFDYNGSNDWSTDKITSYFDLQRNTAMMSLMPSCAYAFRNGFISKSIETVKLNYTNNQISLLSKNESGDWSGPSLFAKRNALINELRNESFDSSIPTDFTSIQDDPVNPYKSNTKEIIWNTDGLISINTKKFIGAAGFLNDFINTKIGNLQIKNADGFGTFTWTTLTNDSLSISSKSLMSISTVTQNTGMVWDGINTFHNNWGRNPTQMKPISVSFQLKIFADSIIISPLDSYGRVNVNQVKTLQPTISNYFDVTFDQNQNKTLWYGIEKFGKGVNTFTEKGEESELSFHIDQNFPNPFNSTTTIKYFLPEESQVKIIIYDILGKKVASLFDSKQNAGVYSIVWNAKNDSGNDVVSGTYIIRFHAGDYSSSKKILLLK, encoded by the coding sequence ATGATGAAATTATTTCTGGTTCTGGCAGCTATATTCTCTTTTAATATAATTCTTACAGCACAAAATTTTTCTGGTGGTTTCAATTTTAATCTTCCATGGGATGATTCCACATCACAAAAATTTCTTCCTGTATTTCCTGCTCATGTAATTACAGAATTTGTTTCAGTAAACTCAAATGGAAATTTTGCAATAGGAGGAACTCCAATTCGTTTTTGGGGAACAAACTTAGTTGCTGATGGAGCTTTTCCAGATCCTGATAAAGCAGACGCTATTGCTGGAAGACTGAGAAAGATGGGTTTTAACCTGGTACGATTTCATCATATGGATAATGCCTGGAGCGAAAGAAGTTTATTTGCAGATGCAGTAAATACTCGTTCATTAAATCCTTTTTATCTTGATAATTTTGAATGTTTGATTGCAGCGTTAAAAAAGAATAGCATCTATGCTAATATTAACCTACATGTTGCTCGGGCATTTAAAGAAATGGATGGCGTAGCAAATGCCGATTCAATTCCTGATTATGGAAAAGGGGTTACTATTTTTGATCCTTATTTAATTCAACTACAAAAGGAATATGCACAGCAGCTTTTAACACACATTAATCCTTACACCAATTTACCGCTTGTTGACGACCCTGTAATGGCAATGTTAGAAATTACAAATGAGAATTCTTTGTATCGAATGTGGCGCGATAATGTGCTTAAAACTTTTGGTGATGGAGGAAAACTAATATGGCGGCATAACAGAATGCTCGACAGTTTGTGGAATAAATTTCTTTCCGGGAAATATACTTCAACACAAAACCTTGCTAATAGCTGGAATGCTGATGCAACTAACGGAAATTTTTCTAACCTGATTAAAAATGGTGACTTTGAATCTGTTGCGGCGTTAAATAACTGGCAAGTTGAGTTGGACTCACCGAATGCTTCTGCCCAACAAACAAAAGATGTTATTAATCCTTATCAAGGATTTTTATCTGCTAAAGTAACAGTTACAAAAGTTTCTGGTACAAGCTGGCATATTCAGTGGAAGCAAGTGAATTTAAAAATCTTGAAAGATTCAATCTATTCAGTTGAGTTTGCAGCCCGAGCCGATGGCAATAAAAAAATTTTTGTTTCAGTTGGAGAGGAAACTTCTCCGTGGACAGGATATGCCTGGAAAGAATTCAATATCAATAGCAACTGGAAAGTATATTCCTTTACTTTCAAAGCTAGTGATAACTGCAGCAATACAAGATTAGCATTTCAATTTAATAATTCAATTGGCAATTATTGGTTCGATGAAATTAAACTTGGATTAACTGGTAAAACTGGTTTGATGCCTGGTGAGTTGGTTGAGAATAGTTCAGTACTTAGAATTGATTATTCTGAGGCTGTGAAATTTACTGATGCACGCGTAAAAAATATGTCAGCATTCTATATAAATCTTCAGGATGATTATTTTGCTGATATGAAAAATTATCTGGTGAACATACTTAAAGTTAAAGTGCCAATTGTTGGTTCAAACTGGAATGTTGGACCTGGCGATTTAACAACTCAATCCAAATTAGATTATATTGACAACCACACTTATTGGGATCATCCTTCATTCCCAAATATTCCCTGGTCTGCAACTGATTGGCAAATTTCCAATCAACCGATGGTTACATCAAAATCAGGATTTTCGATAGCTGATGTTTTTGCGGGGGTTCCTTCGGTCGGTAAACCATTCACCATCAGCGAAGTTAATTATTGTTTTCCAAATCGCTATCAAACTGAAGGACTTATTTTTGTTACTGCGTATTCCGCTTTTAATAATACAGATGCAATTATGTTTTTCGATTACAACGGATCCAATGACTGGTCCACAGATAAAATAACAAGCTATTTCGATCTTCAGAGAAACACTGCGATGATGTCGCTGATGCCTTCCTGCGCATATGCTTTTAGAAACGGATTCATTTCAAAATCAATTGAAACTGTAAAACTCAACTACACCAATAATCAAATTAGTCTACTTTCTAAAAATGAAAGCGGAGATTGGTCGGGACCATCACTTTTTGCAAAAAGAAACGCATTGATAAATGAACTAAGAAATGAATCCTTTGACAGCAGTATTCCAACTGATTTTACTTCTATACAAGATGACCCTGTTAACCCATATAAAAGCAATACGAAAGAGATAATCTGGAATACTGATGGATTGATTTCTATTAATACCAAAAAATTTATTGGAGCTGCAGGATTCCTGAATGATTTTATTAATACTAAAATTGGTAATCTACAAATTAAAAATGCAGATGGCTTTGGGACTTTCACCTGGACAACGTTAACAAATGATTCTCTTTCGATTTCTTCAAAATCTTTAATGTCAATTTCAACCGTTACACAAAATACTGGAATGGTTTGGGATGGGATTAATACTTTCCATAACAACTGGGGAAGAAACCCAACGCAGATGAAGCCGATAAGCGTTTCTTTCCAACTAAAAATTTTTGCTGATTCAATTATTATTTCACCTTTAGATAGTTATGGAAGAGTAAATGTTAACCAGGTTAAAACTTTGCAGCCAACAATCTCAAATTATTTTGATGTTACATTTGACCAAAACCAGAACAAAACGTTATGGTATGGAATAGAAAAATTTGGGAAAGGTGTAAACACTTTTACAGAAAAAGGCGAAGAGTCAGAACTAAGTTTTCATATTGATCAGAATTTTCCGAATCCTTTTAATAGCACAACAACAATTAAGTATTTTCTTCCTGAAGAATCTCAAGTGAAAATTATTATTTATGATATTCTTGGGAAAAAAGTCGCATCATTATTTGATAGCAAGCAAAACGCCGGAGTTTATTCAATTGTTTGGAATGCTAAAAATGATTCCGGTAATGATGTTGTAAGTGGAACATATATAATACGCTTTCATGCTGGAGATTATTCTTCAAGTAAAAAAATCCTGTTATTAAAGTAG